Proteins encoded together in one Micromonospora auratinigra window:
- a CDS encoding NuoI/complex I 23 kDa subunit family protein, with translation MSERSGVPGEGLVKGLAVTLKTMTKRSTTQQYPDVAPELPPRSRGVIALLAENCTVCMLCARECPDWCIYIDSHKEEVAVPGAARPRQRNVLDKFDIDFSLCMYCGICVEVCPFDALYWSPEFEYAEYDIKDLLHDKDHLGEWMATVPPPPAHDPHGDPSKEETTAARKAAAPAARPTPAGPATRVRPEPGAEQGGSPS, from the coding sequence ATGAGCGAGCGCAGCGGCGTGCCCGGCGAGGGGTTGGTGAAGGGGCTGGCGGTCACGTTGAAGACGATGACCAAGCGCTCGACCACCCAGCAGTACCCGGACGTCGCCCCCGAGCTGCCGCCCCGCTCCCGGGGCGTGATCGCGCTGCTGGCGGAGAACTGCACGGTCTGCATGCTCTGCGCCCGGGAGTGCCCGGACTGGTGCATCTACATCGACTCGCACAAGGAGGAGGTGGCGGTGCCCGGCGCCGCCCGCCCCCGCCAGCGCAACGTGCTCGACAAGTTCGACATCGACTTCTCGCTCTGCATGTACTGCGGCATCTGCGTCGAGGTCTGCCCCTTCGACGCGCTCTACTGGTCGCCGGAGTTCGAGTACGCCGAGTACGACATCAAGGACCTGCTGCACGACAAGGACCACCTGGGCGAGTGGATGGCCACCGTGCCGCCGCCGCCCGCGCACGACCCGCACGGCGACCCCTCCAAGGAGGAGACCACCGCCGCCCGCAAGGCCGCGGCCCCGGCCGCGCGGCCGACCCCCGCCGGCCCGGCGACCCGGGTACGCCCCGAGCCCGGCGCGGAGCAGGGGGGCAGCCCGTCATGA
- a CDS encoding Uma2 family endonuclease: MTAALHDEFPPPGEWTTDDLDRLPDDGRRRPELLDGNLLMSPSPTRLHQSIAGRLMAALEETCPADLDVTQGVEVRISRRRSFIPDLLVAELDASVRNPSQYRANEVLLVVEIVSEGSRSIDRVLKPALYAEADIPYFWRIETEAGIVVHAHKLDPVKQVYVEQARMTDGILLPEPWEMDIPLARITPRSR; the protein is encoded by the coding sequence ATGACCGCCGCGCTGCACGACGAGTTCCCGCCGCCGGGCGAGTGGACGACCGACGACCTGGACCGCCTGCCCGACGACGGCCGTCGCCGCCCCGAGCTCCTGGACGGAAACCTGCTCATGTCGCCCTCCCCCACGCGACTCCACCAGTCCATCGCCGGCCGCCTGATGGCGGCCCTGGAGGAAACCTGCCCCGCCGACCTCGACGTCACCCAGGGCGTCGAGGTACGCATCTCCCGCCGCCGCTCCTTCATCCCCGACCTGCTGGTCGCCGAGTTGGACGCGTCCGTACGGAACCCGTCGCAGTACCGGGCGAACGAGGTGCTGCTGGTCGTGGAGATCGTCTCCGAGGGCTCGCGGAGCATCGACCGGGTGCTCAAGCCCGCCCTGTACGCGGAGGCGGACATCCCCTACTTCTGGCGGATCGAGACCGAGGCGGGCATCGTCGTGCACGCGCACAAGCTCGACCCGGTCAAGCAGGTCTACGTCGAGCAGGCCCGGATGACCGACGGCATCCTGCTGCCCGAGCCGTGGGAGATGGACATCCCGCTGGCCCGGATCACGCCCCGGAGCCGGTGA
- a CDS encoding ester cyclase, with product MIDVEAAARRFIADVWNAGREESAYELVAADCPGLGGTGPEAALAWHRDRRAAFPDLRYKIVELVAAGDRVAVHWRAAGTQAGQFGPVPPTNRVVSYSGASFLRFDAAGRIVDVWSVNELFQVLQQLGVEMLPPLTGSGA from the coding sequence GTGATCGATGTGGAGGCGGCGGCCCGACGCTTCATCGCCGACGTCTGGAACGCCGGCCGGGAGGAGAGCGCGTACGAGCTGGTCGCGGCGGACTGCCCGGGCCTGGGCGGGACCGGACCGGAGGCGGCGCTGGCCTGGCACCGGGACCGGCGGGCGGCCTTCCCTGACCTCCGCTACAAGATCGTCGAGCTGGTGGCGGCCGGCGACCGGGTGGCCGTGCACTGGCGGGCCGCCGGCACCCAGGCCGGTCAGTTCGGTCCGGTGCCGCCCACCAACCGGGTCGTCAGCTATTCGGGGGCGTCGTTCCTGCGCTTCGATGCGGCCGGCCGGATCGTCGACGTGTGGAGCGTGAACGAGCTGTTCCAGGTGCTCCAGCAGCTCGGCGTCGAGATGCTGCCGCCGCTCACCGGCTCCGGGGCGTGA
- a CDS encoding glutathione S-transferase family protein: MGGNGDEILARTGGKYVEPGGEFTRDQRYIATRITADGRDGWPVEPGRYRLAVSRACPWANRLIIVRRLLGLEDAISMAVAGPTHDKRSWTFDLDPDGRDPVLGIERLAEAYFTRFPGYERGITVPALVDVPTGQVVTNDYAQMSLDLSTEWTAYHRAGAPELYPERLRAEIDEVNAVVFADVNNGVYRCGFAGSQEAYEKAYRRLFDRLDRLTERLSGQRYLVGDTITEADVRLFTTLVRFDPVYHGHFKCNRQKLSEMPVLWAYARDLFQTPGFGDTIDFDHIKRHYYEVHRDINPTGVVPLGPDLSNWLTPHGREELGGRPFGDGTPPAPPAPAERVDPAHTPLR; this comes from the coding sequence GTGGGCGGCAACGGCGACGAGATCCTGGCGCGTACCGGCGGCAAGTACGTCGAGCCGGGCGGCGAGTTCACCCGGGACCAGCGCTACATCGCCACCCGGATCACCGCCGACGGGCGGGACGGCTGGCCGGTCGAGCCGGGCCGCTACCGCCTGGCGGTCAGCCGGGCCTGCCCCTGGGCGAACCGGCTGATCATCGTCCGCCGGCTGCTCGGGCTGGAGGACGCCATCTCGATGGCGGTGGCCGGCCCGACCCACGACAAGCGGAGCTGGACCTTCGACCTCGACCCGGACGGCCGGGACCCGGTGCTCGGCATCGAGCGGCTGGCCGAGGCCTACTTCACGCGGTTCCCCGGGTACGAGCGCGGCATCACCGTGCCGGCGCTGGTGGACGTGCCGACCGGGCAGGTGGTCACCAACGACTACGCGCAGATGAGCCTGGACCTGTCGACGGAGTGGACCGCGTACCACCGCGCGGGCGCGCCGGAGCTGTACCCGGAGCGGCTGCGCGCCGAGATCGACGAGGTCAACGCGGTGGTCTTCGCCGACGTGAACAACGGGGTCTACCGGTGCGGCTTCGCCGGCAGCCAGGAGGCGTACGAGAAGGCGTACCGCCGGCTCTTCGACCGGCTGGACCGGTTGACCGAGCGGCTGTCCGGGCAGCGCTACCTGGTGGGCGACACGATCACCGAGGCGGACGTCCGGCTCTTCACCACGCTGGTCCGGTTCGACCCGGTCTACCACGGCCACTTCAAGTGCAACCGGCAGAAGCTGAGCGAGATGCCGGTGCTCTGGGCGTACGCCCGGGACCTGTTCCAGACCCCCGGCTTCGGCGACACCATCGACTTCGACCACATCAAGCGGCACTACTACGAGGTCCACCGGGACATCAACCCGACCGGCGTGGTGCCGCTCGGCCCCGACCTGTCGAACTGGCTCACCCCGCACGGCCGCGAGGAACTCGGCGGCCGCCCCTTCGGCGACGGCACCCCGCCCGCGCCTCCCGCCCCGGCCGAGCGCGTCGACCCCGCCCACACGCCCCTGCGCTGA
- the nuoH gene encoding NADH-quinone oxidoreductase subunit NuoH — protein sequence MPDWVELILRVAGVLVAFLTLPLVVGQTEHKVMAHMQGRLGPMYAGGFHGWAQLVADGIKFVQKEDVTPRDADRPVFRLAPAVALVPYLLALLVIPLGPGDLVGQPLDIGLFFVLAVVGIGVLAVLMSAWASANKYSLLGGLRGAAQLLGYELPLVLAAASVAMAAGTLSLSGIVEAWRPWWLIWQAPAMVVFFVAGLAEIRRPPFDMPVADSELVFGYMTEYTGLRFAFFLLAEYVGIVVIAALTTVLFLGGWHGPFADAQLGWLWTLLKVFAVAFVIIWLRVAYPRLREDQLQRLCWLVLVPLALAQLVLTVAVRLAL from the coding sequence ATGCCGGACTGGGTGGAGCTGATCCTGCGGGTGGCGGGCGTGCTGGTCGCGTTCCTCACCCTGCCGCTGGTCGTCGGGCAGACCGAGCACAAGGTGATGGCCCACATGCAGGGCCGGCTCGGCCCGATGTACGCGGGCGGTTTCCACGGCTGGGCGCAGCTCGTCGCCGACGGGATCAAGTTCGTGCAGAAGGAGGACGTCACCCCGCGCGACGCGGACCGGCCGGTGTTCCGGCTGGCGCCGGCCGTGGCCCTGGTGCCATACCTGCTGGCCCTGCTGGTGATCCCGCTCGGGCCGGGTGACCTGGTCGGGCAGCCGCTGGACATCGGCCTGTTCTTCGTGCTGGCCGTGGTCGGCATCGGGGTGCTGGCGGTGCTGATGTCGGCCTGGGCCTCGGCCAACAAGTACAGCCTGCTCGGCGGCCTGCGCGGCGCCGCCCAACTGCTCGGCTACGAGCTGCCGCTGGTGCTGGCGGCGGCGTCGGTCGCGATGGCGGCCGGGACGCTCAGCCTCTCCGGCATCGTCGAGGCGTGGCGGCCCTGGTGGCTGATCTGGCAGGCCCCGGCGATGGTGGTCTTCTTCGTCGCCGGGCTGGCCGAGATCCGGCGACCGCCGTTCGACATGCCGGTGGCCGACTCCGAGCTGGTCTTCGGCTACATGACCGAGTACACCGGCCTGCGGTTCGCGTTCTTCCTGCTCGCCGAGTACGTCGGCATCGTGGTGATCGCCGCGCTGACCACCGTGCTCTTCCTGGGCGGCTGGCACGGCCCGTTCGCCGACGCCCAGCTCGGCTGGCTGTGGACCCTGCTCAAGGTCTTCGCGGTCGCCTTCGTCATCATCTGGCTCCGGGTCGCCTACCCGAGGCTGCGCGAGGACCAGCTCCAGCGCCTCTGCTGGCTGGTGCTGGTCCCGCTGGCCCTGGCCCAGCTCGTCCTGACGGTCGCCGTCCGCCTGGCCCTCTGA